Proteins co-encoded in one Kribbella qitaiheensis genomic window:
- a CDS encoding winged helix-turn-helix transcriptional regulator, which translates to MVERTRFDEAECPVARSVDAVGDWWSLLIVRDAFDGSRRFGEFQRSLGVAKNILSTRLKALVDQGILELHPAGAYNEYLLTPKGEALFPVIVALRQWGEAFSFAPGEPHSELLDRRDGKALRPLTVHAADGRAVTPADTVVHKIS; encoded by the coding sequence ATGGTCGAGCGGACCAGGTTCGACGAGGCGGAGTGCCCAGTGGCGCGGTCGGTCGACGCGGTCGGCGACTGGTGGTCGCTGCTGATCGTGCGGGACGCGTTCGACGGGAGCCGCCGTTTCGGCGAGTTCCAGCGCAGCCTCGGCGTCGCCAAGAACATCCTGTCCACCCGCCTGAAAGCCCTGGTGGACCAGGGGATCCTGGAGCTGCACCCAGCAGGCGCCTACAACGAGTACCTCCTGACCCCCAAGGGTGAGGCGCTCTTCCCGGTCATCGTTGCCCTGCGCCAATGGGGCGAGGCCTTCTCCTTCGCCCCAGGTGAACCTCACTCGGAACTCCTCGACCGCCGCGACGGCAAAGCCCTCCGGCCGCTGACCGTTCACGCCGCCGACGGGCGCGCCGTCACGCCCGCCGACACCGTCGTACACAAAATCAGCTAG